In a single window of the Gossypium hirsutum isolate 1008001.06 chromosome A13, Gossypium_hirsutum_v2.1, whole genome shotgun sequence genome:
- the LOC107893557 gene encoding monooxygenase 1: protein MNISEQEQDIVIVGGGISGLATALALRRKGIKSMVLERSETLRAAGVGIIMQPNGWRALDQLGVAAKLRQTCTEIPSGVFISVAEGKCRESELPLGKGELRCLKRMELMKALAEELPVESVYLGCRAVSILLDPLTSNPLLQLHDGTLIKAKIVIGCDGVNSIISKFVGVNSPKLFSRCATRGFTYYEGGHSFGDKFRFYSSNDVTLGQLPVTDKLVYWFLTRVLTSQDLSDAKKDPAYITKASLEAIKGFPEEIVELVKNTEPNTLYLTELRYRAPWDLVRTKFRKGTVVVAGDAMHAMCPFISQGGGASLGDAVVLARCLSEKLKQAAEGGGKRLVEEALDEYVRERRMRVFWLSLQTYFIGLVQDNTSKVKKALGIAGLILVFGDQTSHTDYDCGHL from the exons ATGAATATTAGTGAACAAGAACAGGACATCGTCATCGTCGGCGGTGGTATTTCTGGCTTGGCTACCGCCCTTGCTCTTCGCAG GAAAGGAATAAAGAGCATGGTGTTAGAGAGATCGGAAACGCTGCGAGCCGCCGGCGTTGGCATCATTATGCAACCGAATGGGTGGCGTGCACTTGATCAGTTGGGTGTTGCCGCCAAGCTTCGGCAGACTTGCACTGAAATTCCATC GGGAGTATTTATATCAGTTGCTGAGGGCAAGTGTCGTGAATCAGAATTACCTCTTGG GAAAGGGGAATTACGTTGTTTGAAACGGATGGAGCTGATGAAGGCACTAGCGGAGGAATTGCCTGTGGAAAGTGTGTATTTGGGATGCCGAGCGGTCTCTATCCTACTTGACCCTCTTACTTCCAATCCCCTTCTTCAACTCCACGATGGCACTCTCATTAAAGCCAAG ATTGTAATTGGATGCGACGGGGTGAActccataatttcaaaatttgtagGCGTAAATTCCCCAAAGCTTTTCTCTCGATGTGCGACCAGAGGTTTCACGTATTATGAAGGTGGTCATAGTTTTGGCGATAAGTTTCGTTTTTATAGCTCCAATGATGTTACTTTGGGACAGCTTCCTGTAACTGATAAGCTTGTGTATTGGTTTTTGACTCGAGTCTTAACATCTCAAG ATTTGAGTGATGCAAAGAAGGATCCAGCCTACATAACAAAAGCATCACTAGAAGCAATAAAGGGTTTCCCTGAAGAAATAGTGGAGCTGGTAAAGAACACAGAGCCCAATACGTTGTACCTGACTGAACTTCGGTATCGGGCGCCATGGGACCTGGTGCGCACCAAGTTCAGAAAAGGCACGGTGGTTGTGGCAGGAGATGCAATGCATGCGATGTGCCCTTTCATCTCACAAGGTGGAGGGGCGTCGCTAGGGGACGCAGTGGTGTTGGCAAGATGCTTGTCTGAGAAACTTAAGCAAGCAGCGGAAGGTGGAGGAAAGAGGTTGGTTGAGGAAGCCCTAGATGAGTATGTGCGGGAGCGTAGGATGAGGGTTTTCTGGCTTTCTTTGCAGACATATTTCATTGGACTTGTACAAGACAATACGTCTAAGGTGAAGAAAGCTTTGGGTATTGCTGGCCTAATTCTTGTTTTTGGGGAC